TCGTCACATGGAACTTACTAGCCCGCCGATGTGAAGCACGGGGCGGTGATCTACGCCCGCCAGGGGACGTTGTTGGCCGTTGAAACTCGGCTAACTCTGCTTTCGAGAGAACCTTTCGTAACGGCGGTCTGGTGGATGTCGAAATGTTCTTGTCGGGTGACGGATCGCGAGTTCGTGACCCGCTAGCGACGGGATCTTGAAAGTCAAGCGTCCAGATCATAATGGTACCATCCTCGCCCACACTGACGACTCTCTTTCCACCTTCATCACCGTCGATCAAAACGACACCATTGATAGCCTCGGTGTGGCCCCATTCGCGgtccaaaaacaacccagACTGAGCGTCGTATATCCGCACCGATTTGTCCGTGTTGGAGATACCCAGCAAGAACGACAGATCACCATTTCCAAGCTGGCCAAATGTGAGAGATTCCAAAACGACAGATTCCAGTCCCGCCTCATCGTTGCACTTGAAAGACCCAAGCAGCCGCCCAGTTGTGAAATCATAATGGCAGACCGAGCGGTCCAGCAAAGCGACAAAGATCGCCTTCTCATCAGGTGTCACCGTCATGGATGACGGAGAAGCCTTTAGCGAAACGACCTTGGAGGGTATCGCGGCCATAGCATCCGGCTCGTTCTCCTTGGTGACCAAATCGTGTATCTGAATCGTTCGATCCAGGGAGCACGTCATGAGCTTATCCTCAGTAGGGATGAGCACTTGCACAACCTTGGCAGTGAACTCCAGTGTCTGGAAGTGCTCAAAAGCACCTGTCGCCAACCGTTGAAACAGTTGGACTGTTCGGTCTCTGCCGCATGAAGCGATGAGGGTTCTCGACTGGCCCTCGTGAATCGTGATATCCTGGCAGTCTGACGAATGAGCCTTGGTCTCCATCACGCACCCTCCTGTCGAAGAGTCCACGATCCGAAGAACACCCAGCTTGTCGCCAGCAACGAAGAGGCTGCCGTCACCTGTGGCTCTCACCACAACAACTTGATTGACCTCGACTTCGTTGCCCATGTCGAGTTGTTCAATGGGAACATCAAAGGCTGATTTGATCATGCCGTCCAGGTCCCAGATATTCACTCGCCCGAAGCCGGCCCACGTGAAGAAAGCGGCACCGAGTTTATTCGACGCAGAGAGCCGCTGGGTGCCAACGATAGGATCACCCGGGCCTGGTATAGGGATGCGTTTTGTGTCGTCTGGGGTAGTCCCAGGCATGTAATCCGGACCCCAAACATCAATCGACTGCTTGCTGTTGACCGTCACCAGGTTTTCAGCCAAGAACCCCATGGCCGCGAGGCCTTCTGAGGTCTGTGAGCTCCGAAGTGTTGGGTCTGGCGTGCCACTGAGGATTCCCTCGAGACTCACGAGGGCGAAATCGCCGTCCTCTTTGCCGCCCACATATACGCTCCCGTTTCGGGTGGAGATGCAGCCAATGTTGAAGCCAAGGTCCAGCACCTTGACAAGTTTCATTTGTTTATTCGTGTCGTCCAACAGGCATACGTGGCCCGTTTCCGAGCAGACAATGGCTTTCTCGTCGCTGATGGCGATTGCGCAGACGAATGTTTCGTCCAGCATGGTGCCCAGAAGGATGTTTCTTCCGGAAAGGGGTTTTTGGGCTTGCTGAGCGGCGGCCTGAGCAGCTTGCTCTCCGCCAAACCTAGGCTTCACCGGGGTGGCTATTGAGCCTTCATCCACCCTCCAAACTTTCACGTGACGAACGCCCAGCGTAATCAGGTTGCTACCCATCCAAAACAAGCCCTTCACCTGAGCGGTACACCGATTTTGTTGAAACAGCTTTGCCGCACCTGTGCGGGGATCGATTTTCCATAGGTAAAGAAACCCATCGTTGGCAGCACCTAAGGAGGCCAGAAATTTGGTGTCTGGGGACCATGCCACGGCGTTGACGCCAAACGTGTGTTCGCTAATCGAGACCAGTGGCGTGTCAGAGGAAACGTCCTGGAGGTTGAATATGAGCACCCGTGGAGCATAGCCCGTCTCGCCCACGGCGAGATATCTTCCATCTCTACTAAGGGCCAGACAGGTGGCTGCCTTGATGCGCTCTCGACTCGTCCAGGTTTTGGAGCTTGGTGCGTCCAGCCAGTCTGAGCCGCCATATGAACCA
The window above is part of the Podospora bellae-mahoneyi strain CBS 112042 chromosome 3, whole genome shotgun sequence genome. Proteins encoded here:
- a CDS encoding hypothetical protein (EggNog:ENOG503NUPX; COG:S), with protein sequence MASTPSNRLKLTPNNSPYLSRPSRSPIRPRGFCEPGLSLRRVIGTTCSSPTGFDTVHSSFAYIAGGAVVVVDVSGEHYSQRFYRARPSAVPVFSVSPVSNSSSTLNSTPKANDSRNRAAPSPRDGSYGGSDWLDAPSSKTWTSRERIKAATCLALSRDGRYLAVGETGYAPRVLIFNLQDVSSDTPLVSISEHTFGVNAVAWSPDTKFLASLGAANDGFLYLWKIDPRTGAAKLFQQNRCTAQVKGLFWMGSNLITLGVRHVKVWRVDEGSIATPVKPRFGGEQAAQAAAQQAQKPLSGRNILLGTMLDETFVCAIAISDEKAIVCSETGHVCLLDDTNKQMKLVKVLDLGFNIGCISTRNGSVYVGGKEDGDFALVSLEGILSGTPDPTLRSSQTSEGLAAMGFLAENLVTVNSKQSIDVWGPDYMPGTTPDDTKRIPIPGPGDPIVGTQRLSASNKLGAAFFTWAGFGRVNIWDLDGMIKSAFDVPIEQLDMGNEVEVNQVVVVRATGDGSLFVAGDKLGVLRIVDSSTGGCVMETKAHSSDCQDITIHEGQSRTLIASCGRDRTVQLFQRLATGAFEHFQTLEFTAKVVQVLIPTEDKLMTCSLDRTIQIHDLVTKENEPDAMAAIPSKVVSLKASPSSMTVTPDEKAIFVALLDRSVCHYDFTTGRLLGSFKCNDEAGLESVVLESLTFGQLGNGDLSFLLGISNTDKSVRIYDAQSGLFLDREWGHTEAINGVVLIDGDEGGKRVVSVGEDGTIMIWTLDFQDPVASGSRTRDPSPDKNISTSTRPPLRKVLSKAELAEFQRPTTSPGGRRSPPRASHRRASKFHVTTNTARTPNTEKQQLSPGSGVAEETPSRRASSGGSRSDSPPPPDSPKNRARMFRRPSLPALNMTPTASIKSKKKSNQNMRSGYSFGSLSMATEQTCRQLRAYRKKLNSSDSINSDILSELDAELRLTAAALGERAIRSRSSREPDEHKPVSESMLSGLLDQYSERLVSMLDEKLRLRLSEEEKDSLVRDRPRTSGQGSSSSEGSRGGTFTDAVLCEEPGSA